A region from the Cervus elaphus chromosome 10, mCerEla1.1, whole genome shotgun sequence genome encodes:
- the LOC122701552 gene encoding NFATC2-interacting protein yields the protein MAEPVRRRGCPRGGGVGRRGRGSRGGRSRRPGAQRSPARRTLDSVLVDLVSDSDEDVLEVATARGAAAAAEVPLPESPVPAASRDDSDSDSEGADAEPGGAPRVLVRRRRRLLLDPGEAPAVPVYSEKVKSSLHLIPDNVSLLKLCPPEAEEEADVEEASSPHTVDFPCPSSPWKKKLRSKDGEEKKQMILAQDTSPLPSPLPRTKSKKHTQALRKLREVNKRLQDLRSCLSPKQSQGQDHLSQEDEVVLVEEPTLPEHPRLLPLKIRCRADLVRLPIRMSEPLKSVVDHMAAHLGVSPSRILLLFGETELSPTATPKTLKLGVADIIDCVVLASSPEAAETSQLLQLRVQGKEKHQTLEVSLPHDSPLKTLMSRYEEAMGLSGHKLSFFFDGTKLSGKELPADLGMESGDLIEVWG from the exons ATGGCGGAGCCCGTGAGGAGACGGGGCTGTCCCAGAGGTGGTGGCGTCGGCCGAAGGGGTCGGGGATCCCGGGGCGGCCGGAGCCGACGTCCTGGCGCCCAGCGATCCCCAGCTCGACGCACCTTGGACTCGGTGCTCGTGGACTTGGTCAGCGACAGCGATGAGGATGTCTTGGAGGTCGCAACCGCGCGCGGCGCTGCGGCCGCGGCCGAGGTCCCGCTCCCCGAATCCCCCGTGCCGGCCGCGTCCCGGGACGACAGCGACAGTGACAGCGAAGGGGCGGACGCAGAGCCGGGTGGAGCCCCTCGGGTCTTGgtcaggcggcggcggcggctgctgctGGATCCTGGGGAGGCACCGGCGGTTCCAGTGTACTCGGAGAAG GTGAAAAGCAGCCTCCACCTTATCCCAGATAATGTGTCCCTCCTGAAATTATGTCCCCCAGAGGCTGAGGAAG AGGCAGATGTGGAGGAGGCCAGCAGTCCCCACACAGTGGATTTCCCATGTCCCAGTTCTCCCTGGAAGAAGAAGCTGAGGAGTaaggatggagaagagaagaaacagatgaTACT GGCTCAGGACACCTCGCCTTTGCCCTCACCTCTGCCACGGACCAAAAGCAAGAAGCATACTCAGGCACTCCGGAAGTTAAG GGAGGTGAACAAGCGTCTCCAAGATCTCCGTTCCTGCCTGAGTCCCAAGCAATCCCAGGGCCAAGACCACCTGAGCCAAGAGGATGAGGTGGTCCTAGTGGAGGAGCCCACTCTCCCAGAGCACCCTCGACTCTTGCCACTCAAAATCCGGTGCCGAGCTGACCTGGTCAGGTTGCCCATCAGAATG TCGGAGCCCCTTAAGAGTGTGGTGGACCACATGGCTGCCCACCTTGGGGTGTCCCCAAGCAGGATCCTCTTGCTATTTGGAGAGACAGAGCTGTCCCCTACCGCCACCCCCAAGACCCTAAAGCTCGGCGTGGCTGACATCATTG acTGTGTGGTTCTAGCAAGTTCTCCGGAGGCTGCAGAGACGTCGCAACTGCTCCAACTTCGGGTCCAGGGCAAAGAGAAGCACCAGACGCTGGAAGTCTCGCTGCCTCAT gattctcctctCAAGACCCTCATGTCCCGCTATGAGGAGGCTATGGGACTCTCCGGCCACAAGCTCTCCTTCTTCTTTGATGGGACGAAGCTTTCAGGGAAGGAGCTGCCAGCTGACCTGGGCATGGAATCTGGGGACCTCATTGAGGTCTGGGGCTGA